The nucleotide window AGGAATACTGCGAAACCATCCGCCAGGCAGAGATTGATCGCATTCGCGGTAAGCTGGGCACGATCACTCCGGAGCAGGAAGCGGCCATCGAGGCAATGACGCGCGGCATCATCAATAAACTGCTGCATACGCCTATTACCACGCTTAAATCGTCCACCGATCACCCCGAGGCTGCTACCATCCATGAGATGATCCGGCGGCTGTTCAATTTGAATACTGGGAAACCGAAAGAGTAAATGGCAAAACTTCGAATAGGCTCGCGAGGATCGCAGCTGGCGTTGTGGCAGGCGAACCATGTGGCGGCTCTGCTGCGCGCTAAAGGCCACACCGTTGAGATTGAGGTCATCAAGACCACCGGCGACAAGATCACCAGCGTGGCGCTGGCCCAGGTCGGCACTAAGGGGATGTTTACCAAGGAGATTGAAGAAGCGCTGCACGACCATCGCGTCGATCTGGCAGTGCACAGTCTGAAAGATGTACCTACGGACCTGGCGCAGGAGTTTGAGTTGGCGGCGATCATGAAGCGGGAAGACCCGCGCGATGCGTTCATCTCCGTAAAGTTTTCCAGCCTGGAAGAACTGCCGCAGGGCGCGAAAGTCGGGACGAGTAGTTTGCGGCGGCAGTGTCAGTTGAAGTCGGTACGTCCGGATCTGGAAGTCTTTCCTCTGCGCGGCAACGTGGACACGCGGCTCCGGAAGCTTGAGTCCGGCGAGTATGACGCGATTATCCTGGCAGCGGCGGGCGTGCTCCGTCTGGGGCTGGAAACGCATGTGCGCTCGCGCATCTCAGCCGACGTGATGTGTCCCGCTGTGGGACAAGGCGCGCTGGCAATTGAGATTCGGCGTGGGGATCAGCAGACCAAAACGCTGCTGGCTTTTCTGAACGACGCCGATACGCATGCGGCCATCGATTGCGAGCGTGCGCTGCTGGGATCGCTTGGCGGCGGGTGCCAGGTGCCTATAGGGGCGTATGCTGAGAAGAGAGGTGACCGTCTGTTTTTACGCGCCATGGTGGGGCGGCCGGACGGAAGCGAGATTTTACGTGAAGAAGCCGCAGGTACCGATGGCGTGAAACTGGGCCGCGAAACAGCGCAAACGCTGCTGTGGCGCGGTGGTGACAAGATCTTGAACGATGTGTACGCCCAGGAAGTTGAAGTGCCGAAGCAGCCATGAGCACAAATAAATCAGCTACGAGCGTGAAGAAATCAGTGAGCGCGAATAAAGAGGAGCCGCTCAGCGGCTGGCGGATTCTAACTACGCGCGCCAGCAAGCAATCCGGCGGGTTGGCCGGACCTTTGCGCGAAATGGGCGCAGAGGTGATTGAAATTCCTACCATCGAAATCAAGCCGCCGAGCAGTTACAAAGCTTTGGATGCTGCACTGAAAAATATCGCCAAATATGACTGGCTGATTCTTACCAGCGTGAACGGCGTAGAAGTATTATTCGCGCGGCTGAAAAAACTGCGAATTGCACACACAAAGCTGGCACATCTTCAGGTGGCGGCCATTGGGCCGGCGACGGAGCGGGAAATCGAAAAGCAAGGTTTGAAAGTTGCCGTGATGCCAGACAGATACGTGGCCGAGGCCGTGGTGGAAGCGCTCAAGGACAAGACGGAGGGGAAGCGGGTTTTGCTGGTGCGTGCCAAGGTGGCTCGCGATGTTCTGCCTATCGAACTGAAAAAGGCCGGCGCAAAAGTGGATGTGGCCGAGGCCTACGAGACGCACGTGCCCAAGGCGGCAAAGGCAAAACTCAATCGTCTTTTTTCCAATGACTCTTCACGTCCGGACATTGTGACGTTTACCAGTTCGTCCACGGCAACAAATTTTCTGGCGCTGCTGGAAAAAGACCATTGGCACGGACTCCGTGAAATTTGGCTGGCGTCGATTGGGCCGATAACCAGCGATACGTTGCGCCAAGCAGGCTTCAAACCGAACATCGAAGCCCTGGAATACACGATGGAAGGCCTGGCTCTGGCGATCGCCAAGCATGTGCTGACTACACACCCCAGCGAGTAACTTTCACCGCGAAGGTCGCAAAGGGCGCAAAGGAAGGCAGCTGAATTCCGGGCGAAGCCGGCTTGCGCGCTGAGCCCGCCGATTCAAGCGCTGAACATCCTAGAGTCGATCAGGCCTATCGGCGGGTTGGCGCGTAACGACATTACTCAAGATTGCAGCCGCACTTTGCCGGCGGCGCATACTTCTTCAGAAATTCCGCAAGGCGTGTGTAGGCATCGATCTGGTTCTCCACCTTCACGAAGCCGTGGCCTTCGTTCTCATAAACCTTCAACTCGACGATGCCATTGCGCTTCTTGACCGCGCTGGCCACCTGCTCAGCCTCGGTGCGCGGGCAGCGCGGATCATTGCCGCCGGCCAGCAGCAGCAACGGCGCTTTGATGCGGTCGACAAAGTTGATGGGCGAGCGTTCCTGCAACCGCGCCTTGTCCTTCACCGGATCGCCCATGGTGGAGATGTCATATTCGCGCAGGGCCGCGTCTTCGTTCTCAATCTCGGTAAACCAGTTCACAAAAGGCACAATAGGAACGGCGGCGGCCCAGAGATCGGGCGCCTTGGTGACGGCCATCATGGTGAGATAGCCGCCATAGCTGCCGCCGGCAACAGCCATTTTTTTGGGATCGATGAAGCCGGTCTTCTTCATCCACTCGGCAGCAGCGATCACATCTTCCAGATCGCCTCCACCCATGTCAAAGCGGTCGGCATCCTGGAACTCCTTGCCATAGCCGGTTGAGCCCCGGTAATTAGGCGCGATTACGAAATATCCTTGGTTTACCAGGTATTGAATGTTGCGGTTGAAGAAATTCATGACCTGCGACTCTGGACCGCCGTGGATGGCGACGACAAGGGCATTCTGGCCGTTTCTCTCCGCATTGTAGGGCACGTAAACGAAGGCGGAGATTTGCCACTTTCCGTCCTTACTGGGATAGTGCACCAGGAATGGCTCGACCAAGTCCTGGCTGCGGAGCCCGCCCACAAGAGAATGCGTGATCTGCAATGGCTTCTGGGTGGCAAAATCGAAGGCCCACAGATCGTTCGGCGCATTGGCGCCTTCATGCCGATAGAGCAGTCGCGCGCCATCATGGCTGAATGCGCTCTCCGCCCCCGCCAGCCAATTGATGCCCTTCGCGATCGGGAGCGCGTGCGCCTGCTTTGCCGCCAGGTCGTAAAAGAAAATGTCCTGATTGCCGTCGACGTTCGCCATCCAGGTGACGCGTTTGCCGTCACGCGAAAAGTGTCCCGAGGTAACCTCCCATTTGTCATTTGTGAGCCAGGAGATCTTCTTTGTTGCTATGTCCAGGAGCGCGGCGTTCTGGTAGCCGTTGCCGGCGTTAGAGGTGATCAGCAGAGTCTTGCCGTCGTTTGAGATGTCTGTCGCCAGGAAGTTGTTCTCTCCCTGATGCGGAGTAAGATTTGTTGCTTTGCCGCCCGCAGCGCTCACGATGAAGATATTTGCATCTTTGCCGTCGGCCCGCTGCTGGGTAAAGACGATCGACTTCCCGTCCTTCGACCAGATCGGCGACGCGTTGCTGAATTGCGATGAAGTATTGGCTGTGAGGTGGATAATTTTTTTGGTGTCAATTTCGATGGTGTCGAGCTCATAGTTAGGGGAGCGCTTTGGCTTTACGCTGTAGGCAATCTTCTCGCCGTCTGGCGACCACGCCGCCCCTTCTTCAGAAACTTCTCGTGTGTTGGTGAGGTTCACCACTTGTCCGTTGCTGACAGAGACTAGAAAGAGGTCCCACTGCTCGTTGCCGTCGTAATCAGAGTTGTAGGCGATCCAGCGGCCTTTGGGCGACCACGCGATGTTCGCCTGGCGCTGGTTGCTCACGGTAAGCTGCGTCGGCCAGCCGCTCTCAGCCGAGACCAGCCAGATATTGTTGCGCCCGCTGATGTTGGTGACGAACGCCACCTGCTTGTCGTCAGGCGACCAGGAACTGTCACCGATGTTGTGGGTCATGTAGAGCTTTTCCACGGTGAAGGGCTGGATATCGAATTTTTGTTTCGCCGTGATCTGTGCCGGATCGGTGATGACAGGCGGAACAGAAGAAGCCTGGCTGAAGGCGAGCGCTACGCTCAGAAAGGGAATCGGCAGCAACAACTTTCGCATCTGTTTGTTTCTCCGCGTCTCCGCGTCTCCGCGGTGAGCTTTTGAATTCTGTCGATTGACGGTTTTACGGTTTCGCCGTCTTATGTATCTCCACTGTCGACCACGTCTTGTCCGCGGCGTGGCAGATATTTTCCAGCGGGCATTCGGCACACTTGGGCCTTCGAGCTATGCACAGCGCGCGACCGTGATGGATGATCTGGTGAGAAAAATCAATCCATCTTGGCTGCGGGATCACCTTCATCAGGTCTTGCTCAATGTTTTTTGGATCTTCGGCCTTGGTGAGTTCAAGCCGTCGAGAGATGCGATGAACGTGAGTGTCGACCACGACGCCCACGGCTTTTCCAAACCATGATCCCAGCACGACATTTGCCGTCTTGCGGGCTACGCCGGGAAGGGTGAGCAGTTTGTCCATATCGTCAGGAACCGTGCCGCCGAATTCTTCAATTACACCTCTGGCTGCGCCGACAATCGATTTGGACTTGTTGCGGAAGAACCCGGTTGATCGTATGTCAGGCTCAAGCTGCTCCGGTTTGAGAGCGGCAAATGCCTGGGGCGTGGGATATTTCTGAAACAGCATCGGCGTTACCATATTCACCCGCACGTCTGTACATTGAGCGGAGAGAATGGTCGCAACCAGCAGTTCCCAAGCGCTGCTGTGGTGCAGGGCGCAACGGACGTTGGGGTAACGCTGGTCCAGCCGATTTAGAATGTCTTTTACCCGTTCCGGGGCCAGCGGATAGTAGCTGCCTTTGGAGGCTTTGATTTTCTCGGCTTTCGCGGGATTGGCGGCTTTAGCAAGCGGTTTCAACCCGGATTTAGACTTGGCACCGGAGATCTTTGCAGCGGACGTTTTTGCGACGGGCATGACACAAAATCTAAAGCAGCGGGCTTACAATCACAATAGGCAATGGGAAAGAAGGCTGAGGAGACGATGGCAACCACCACAAAGGCAGAGATGAAAATCCCGAGCAGTGACCTGCATGCGGTACCGCTGACGCTGGAAGGCTCAAGCGTTCTGCACCAGATGTTTCGCATCCGCTGGGCGGAATGGCGCAAGCTGAGCCCGGCCCAGCAGCATGAGATTGCCGCAGAAGCTTCCGCAGCATTGCTGAAGATGGAAAACGACGTTACTGGCCAGACAGCAGTGTTTTCCCTGCTGGGGCACAAAGGCGATTTGCTGGTGGTGCACTTCCGCAACTCTTTTGATCAGCTCAAGGCCGCCGAACTGGCCATATCGCGGCTGCGCCTGAGCGATTACCTGGAGCAGACCACGTCTTATCTGTCCGTGGTGGAGCTTGGCTTATATGACTCTTCCGTCAAGCTGTATCGCACCTTGCGGGAGCAGGGAACTGTGCCGCATTCGCCGGAGTGGAATGAGGTAATCGAAGAGACGATCAAGCGGCAGACTGAGGCCATGCGTCCGCGTTTGTTTCCGCAGATTCCGCCCAACCGCTATATCTGCTTCTATCCCATGGACCGCCGCCGCGGCGAGGACAAAAACTGGTACAGCCTGCCCATTGAGGAACGCCAGCGCCAGATGGAAGAGCATGGGTTGGTCGGTCGCCGTTATGCCGGAACGGTCCGGCAAATTATTACCGGATCGATTGGCTTTGACGACTGGGAGTGGGGCGTCGATCTTTTTGCAGATGACCCGTTGATCTTCAAAAAATTGATCTACGAAATGCGCTTTGATGAGGTCAGTGCGGTGTATGCCTTGTTCGGCACGTTCTATGTGGGCGTTCGTTGCCCGGCTGCGGGGTTAGAAGAGTTGTTCAGCGGCAAATTGCCGGAGTAAACAAAGGCAGGCGCAGATTCGCGCAGATGAAAGCAGATCAAAAAGTTAGCCGCGAATTTCGCGAATGCACACGAATCAAAGGAAGGTAATTGGGTCTCAATTTAACAAGCGAAGACGGCTAATGCGCGGCAAGTTATTTCTAAATTTAATTCGCGTTGATTCGCGGCTTGCTTTTTTGGCTGACTGCTGAGCGCTGATTGCTGATTGTGGTTCGCAGCCATTGACCTATGTGAGCCTCACTTATTACTCTGGAATTCATGGTCAAAGCAGTACAAGCCGGGCAGGTCTGGCGCAGTGACGAAAACGGCGATAACTTTCTTGTCACAAAAGTTTACGGCGAATTGTTTACCCAATACGCCATGTTGAGACCCGCCAAGGTCAGCGCTCCTGACGCCGAAACCATCCGCGTGAAGATCACCAAGGACGATACCGGTATGACCTTGCCGGGATATACCTTCACCCAGGACTCACAGGATTTCTGATTCACAATTTAAAGATCCCACTGAATGCTTGAAAAAATCATTGCTACCCTAGCCGGGTTCATCATCGCTGTAATTTCCAAGGCTGGTTATCTTGGCGTGTTGCTACTGATGGCCATTGAGTCTGCGTGTATTCCCCTGCCTTCAGAAATCATCATGCCCTTTGCCGGATTTCTGGTTTATAAGGGGCAATTCAACCTCTTGCTGGCCGCTACGGCCGGCGCAATCGGCTGCAATCTTGGTTCGGTGATTGCCTATGAAATAGGCAATTACGGCGGACGTCCGCTGATTGAGCGATACGGCTCATATATTTTTATGGGCCGCCATGAGTTGGATTTAGCCGATCGATTCTTCAAGCGCTTTGGCGCGGTAGCCGTGCTGATTGGCCGACTGCTTCCTGTGATCCGAACGTTTATCGCCCTGCCGGCAGGCGTCGCCCGAATGCCGCGTCTGCGCTTCCATATTTACACGTTCATTGGCTCATGGCCGTGGTGCTTCGTGTTGGCCTGGATCGGCATGAAGCTGGGCGAGCACTGGGACAAAGATCCGCGACTGAAGCAATGGTTTCACCGCTTGGACGCGGTGATTATTTTGCTGCTGCTGGCCGGGGTAGTGTGGTTCGTATGGTCGCACTGGAAGGGAAGAGTAAAGGCAGAAGCGTGAAAATACCGCTTCACAAAAGGGAAATGTAGGAAGAGCACGTTCTTCCCAGATAGAGCAGGATTTACCTGCTTTGGATGG belongs to Terriglobia bacterium and includes:
- a CDS encoding uroporphyrinogen-III synthase; amino-acid sequence: MSTNKSATSVKKSVSANKEEPLSGWRILTTRASKQSGGLAGPLREMGAEVIEIPTIEIKPPSSYKALDAALKNIAKYDWLILTSVNGVEVLFARLKKLRIAHTKLAHLQVAAIGPATEREIEKQGLKVAVMPDRYVAEAVVEALKDKTEGKRVLLVRAKVARDVLPIELKKAGAKVDVAEAYETHVPKAAKAKLNRLFSNDSSRPDIVTFTSSSTATNFLALLEKDHWHGLREIWLASIGPITSDTLRQAGFKPNIEALEYTMEGLALAIAKHVLTTHPSE
- a CDS encoding S9 family peptidase; protein product: MRKLLLPIPFLSVALAFSQASSVPPVITDPAQITAKQKFDIQPFTVEKLYMTHNIGDSSWSPDDKQVAFVTNISGRNNIWLVSAESGWPTQLTVSNQRQANIAWSPKGRWIAYNSDYDGNEQWDLFLVSVSNGQVVNLTNTREVSEEGAAWSPDGEKIAYSVKPKRSPNYELDTIEIDTKKIIHLTANTSSQFSNASPIWSKDGKSIVFTQQRADGKDANIFIVSAAGGKATNLTPHQGENNFLATDISNDGKTLLITSNAGNGYQNAALLDIATKKISWLTNDKWEVTSGHFSRDGKRVTWMANVDGNQDIFFYDLAAKQAHALPIAKGINWLAGAESAFSHDGARLLYRHEGANAPNDLWAFDFATQKPLQITHSLVGGLRSQDLVEPFLVHYPSKDGKWQISAFVYVPYNAERNGQNALVVAIHGGPESQVMNFFNRNIQYLVNQGYFVIAPNYRGSTGYGKEFQDADRFDMGGGDLEDVIAAAEWMKKTGFIDPKKMAVAGGSYGGYLTMMAVTKAPDLWAAAVPIVPFVNWFTEIENEDAALREYDISTMGDPVKDKARLQERSPINFVDRIKAPLLLLAGGNDPRCPRTEAEQVASAVKKRNGIVELKVYENEGHGFVKVENQIDAYTRLAEFLKKYAPPAKCGCNLE
- a CDS encoding heme-dependent peroxidase — protein: MKIPSSDLHAVPLTLEGSSVLHQMFRIRWAEWRKLSPAQQHEIAAEASAALLKMENDVTGQTAVFSLLGHKGDLLVVHFRNSFDQLKAAELAISRLRLSDYLEQTTSYLSVVELGLYDSSVKLYRTLREQGTVPHSPEWNEVIEETIKRQTEAMRPRLFPQIPPNRYICFYPMDRRRGEDKNWYSLPIEERQRQMEEHGLVGRRYAGTVRQIITGSIGFDDWEWGVDLFADDPLIFKKLIYEMRFDEVSAVYALFGTFYVGVRCPAAGLEELFSGKLPE
- the nth gene encoding endonuclease III, with the translated sequence MPVAKTSAAKISGAKSKSGLKPLAKAANPAKAEKIKASKGSYYPLAPERVKDILNRLDQRYPNVRCALHHSSAWELLVATILSAQCTDVRVNMVTPMLFQKYPTPQAFAALKPEQLEPDIRSTGFFRNKSKSIVGAARGVIEEFGGTVPDDMDKLLTLPGVARKTANVVLGSWFGKAVGVVVDTHVHRISRRLELTKAEDPKNIEQDLMKVIPQPRWIDFSHQIIHHGRALCIARRPKCAECPLENICHAADKTWSTVEIHKTAKP
- a CDS encoding DedA family protein — its product is MLEKIIATLAGFIIAVISKAGYLGVLLLMAIESACIPLPSEIIMPFAGFLVYKGQFNLLLAATAGAIGCNLGSVIAYEIGNYGGRPLIERYGSYIFMGRHELDLADRFFKRFGAVAVLIGRLLPVIRTFIALPAGVARMPRLRFHIYTFIGSWPWCFVLAWIGMKLGEHWDKDPRLKQWFHRLDAVIILLLLAGVVWFVWSHWKGRVKAEA
- the hemC gene encoding hydroxymethylbilane synthase; translated protein: MAKLRIGSRGSQLALWQANHVAALLRAKGHTVEIEVIKTTGDKITSVALAQVGTKGMFTKEIEEALHDHRVDLAVHSLKDVPTDLAQEFELAAIMKREDPRDAFISVKFSSLEELPQGAKVGTSSLRRQCQLKSVRPDLEVFPLRGNVDTRLRKLESGEYDAIILAAAGVLRLGLETHVRSRISADVMCPAVGQGALAIEIRRGDQQTKTLLAFLNDADTHAAIDCERALLGSLGGGCQVPIGAYAEKRGDRLFLRAMVGRPDGSEILREEAAGTDGVKLGRETAQTLLWRGGDKILNDVYAQEVEVPKQP